From a single Mucilaginibacter terrenus genomic region:
- the porW gene encoding type IX secretion system periplasmic lipoprotein PorW/SprE — MKYPFTKFALYLYAALLTGIISGISGCSLEKKSAVNRGLQNLTAHYNILFNARETLRQKQEAYATGFIDDYSELLSVYQDTSAAPPGEDKDLIATKQRANNIISLKEQSHYIPDAYLVLGKANYLEANFFNAVEYFNYALLIATPKQEDLKQEARVWKARSLLYLNNTAEAKLVIDTAIQNVDTKRGITADVYATKLQFDINTGNYTEGEEMAKLAVEKAGNNLQSMRWTYILGQLQELNHKSGDAIISYSRVAHSNVSFDMAFNATLNRIRIEDSENGVKTSRIARLRSLLRNPNNNEFIDQIYYQIGQLQYVGNDVDGAIKSYKQSTNASQKNQNQKGLSYLRLADIYFKNKADYVSSKNYYDSSLINLSPNYPGYLTIKRKADNLQYLADKLDIISREDTAQMLAALNEPSRVKRIDEMVARHVLQQQTTTNPVSGGNSGFSAVDDFGNSVSPRASVPNGTSFYFYNPNAVSQGYTDFKRVWGSRKLEDNWRRSNRSSSDITINNTNTARNIDPDAVAVNIQKSPGQVDASSYRQDILQNLPLTPELLAKSNQRRYDAYLDIANFYRDVLDDKIEAALAYENILRLFPGTDNKAAIYYNLYRLYNDGNAPLSDKYRSLVLKEYPESPFAKTILDPDYGKRLNDEDTGFSILYNQVYDLYATRKYAQVITTTDGLLQQYPNNRYAAQLAYLKAFAAGHQEKLESFKADLQQIVAKYPADKLITPLVNQHLEYINLNHEELAARAVVITDREAKDLQFTIPIVYQQQTEYRKASTGGQTIAAPDVRKPEKKQDPATAITKVTPAVIKRDSTVNTTTIKELVKQPEISLEAPDEKPANIKTNSLAKPPSIFSDKDSTNYFFVVNVNSGTTNLSSSRFGIGQFNRVQYQGSPISHQLKNAGPDNQLIYVGRFYSLNDVKKYARQIVPLLPDIMKVPKGKYSFFIVTKKNLDKLADAKILESYVDFYQQTY, encoded by the coding sequence TTGAAGTATCCTTTTACAAAGTTCGCGTTATATTTATATGCAGCACTACTAACAGGCATAATTTCAGGTATATCCGGCTGTTCGCTCGAAAAGAAAAGCGCAGTTAACCGCGGCTTGCAAAATCTCACGGCGCACTACAACATTCTTTTTAATGCACGCGAAACGTTGCGACAAAAACAAGAAGCTTACGCAACGGGCTTTATTGATGACTACAGCGAGCTGCTTTCCGTTTACCAGGATACATCAGCTGCCCCGCCCGGAGAAGACAAGGATTTGATTGCTACAAAGCAACGAGCCAATAACATCATCAGTTTAAAAGAACAAAGTCACTACATTCCAGATGCATACTTGGTACTCGGTAAAGCCAACTATCTTGAAGCAAATTTCTTTAATGCTGTCGAATATTTTAATTACGCTTTGCTTATTGCCACACCTAAGCAGGAAGACCTTAAACAGGAGGCACGCGTGTGGAAGGCACGCTCATTGCTTTACCTAAATAACACTGCCGAAGCAAAGCTTGTTATTGATACCGCAATACAAAACGTTGATACCAAAAGAGGCATTACGGCAGATGTTTACGCTACAAAGCTACAATTTGATATAAACACAGGCAATTATACCGAAGGCGAGGAAATGGCGAAGTTGGCCGTAGAAAAAGCCGGCAATAATTTACAGAGTATGCGTTGGACTTACATCCTGGGGCAATTGCAGGAATTGAACCATAAATCTGGCGATGCGATTATAAGTTACTCACGGGTGGCCCACAGCAACGTTAGTTTTGACATGGCGTTTAATGCTACCCTCAACCGGATACGTATTGAAGACAGTGAAAACGGGGTTAAGACCAGCCGCATAGCGCGGTTGCGCAGTCTCTTACGCAACCCTAATAATAACGAATTTATTGATCAGATCTACTACCAGATAGGTCAGCTGCAGTATGTTGGTAATGACGTTGATGGCGCGATAAAGAGCTACAAACAATCTACCAATGCCAGTCAAAAAAATCAAAATCAGAAAGGACTCTCCTATTTGCGGCTCGCTGACATTTATTTTAAGAACAAAGCCGATTACGTTTCATCAAAAAACTATTACGACAGCTCGTTAATCAATCTATCTCCTAACTATCCGGGTTACCTTACAATTAAAAGGAAAGCAGATAACCTGCAGTACCTTGCTGATAAGCTGGATATCATTTCAAGGGAAGATACCGCTCAAATGCTGGCTGCCTTAAATGAGCCATCCCGTGTCAAACGGATAGACGAGATGGTTGCGCGCCATGTACTGCAACAACAAACTACAACTAATCCTGTAAGTGGCGGCAACAGCGGCTTTTCTGCAGTTGACGACTTTGGCAACAGTGTATCACCAAGGGCAAGCGTTCCTAATGGCACCAGCTTTTATTTCTACAACCCTAACGCGGTAAGCCAGGGTTACACAGACTTTAAACGAGTTTGGGGCAGCCGTAAACTGGAAGACAATTGGCGCCGTAGCAATCGATCAAGCAGCGACATTACCATCAATAATACCAATACAGCACGCAACATTGATCCTGATGCTGTTGCTGTTAATATTCAGAAAAGCCCTGGCCAGGTTGATGCAAGTAGTTACCGGCAAGATATCTTACAAAACCTACCGCTTACGCCCGAGCTTTTGGCAAAATCTAATCAGCGCCGGTACGATGCTTACCTTGATATCGCTAACTTTTACAGGGATGTTCTTGATGACAAGATTGAAGCTGCATTAGCTTACGAGAATATACTAAGGCTCTTTCCTGGAACAGACAACAAAGCTGCGATATACTATAACCTTTACAGGTTATACAACGACGGCAACGCTCCTTTATCAGATAAGTATCGGTCGTTGGTACTGAAGGAGTACCCGGAATCTCCATTCGCTAAAACCATTTTAGATCCCGATTATGGGAAACGTTTAAATGATGAAGATACCGGCTTCAGCATCCTATATAACCAGGTGTATGATCTTTATGCCACACGGAAGTATGCACAGGTAATTACCACTACCGATGGGCTACTGCAGCAGTATCCAAATAATCGGTATGCCGCCCAACTTGCTTATCTAAAAGCTTTCGCCGCCGGGCACCAGGAAAAACTTGAGTCGTTTAAAGCCGACTTGCAACAAATTGTTGCCAAATACCCGGCAGACAAGCTAATTACGCCATTGGTAAACCAACATCTGGAATACATCAACCTAAACCACGAAGAACTTGCCGCACGCGCGGTCGTAATAACTGATAGAGAAGCAAAGGATTTACAGTTTACCATCCCCATAGTGTATCAACAGCAAACAGAATATCGCAAAGCATCCACCGGCGGGCAGACAATAGCGGCTCCGGATGTACGAAAGCCAGAGAAAAAACAAGACCCTGCGACAGCAATAACTAAGGTTACCCCTGCTGTAATTAAGCGCGACAGCACAGTTAATACAACTACAATTAAAGAACTTGTAAAGCAGCCAGAGATTAGCCTTGAAGCACCGGATGAAAAGCCGGCGAACATAAAAACAAACTCCCTTGCCAAACCGCCATCCATATTCAGTGACAAGGATAGCACCAACTACTTTTTTGTTGTAAATGTAAATTCAGGTACAACTAATTTGTCGTCCTCCCGTTTTGGTATTGGTCAGTTTAATCGCGTGCAGTATCAGGGTAGCCCTATCAGCCATCAGCTGAAAAACGCCGGACCAGATAATCAGCTTATCTACGTTGGGCGTTTCTATTCTCTTAATGATGTTAAAAAATACGCCAGGCAAATTGTCCCTCTTCTTCCTGACATCATGAAGGTACCAAAGGGCAAGTACAGCTTTTTTATCGTAACCAAAAAAAATCTGGATAAATTAGCCGACGCAAAAATACTGGAGAGTTACGTAGATTTTTACCAGCAAACCTATTAA
- a CDS encoding AtpZ/AtpI family protein: MAKIEDDRATDASTQASSYAKYMGIAIQMIVIIGAFTFAGYKIDESTGHVTKWVTAVMSLAGVFISLYLVYRSTKS; the protein is encoded by the coding sequence ATGGCTAAAATTGAAGATGACAGAGCTACAGACGCAAGCACGCAGGCAAGTTCTTACGCAAAGTACATGGGGATAGCTATCCAGATGATCGTGATCATTGGGGCGTTTACATTTGCCGGGTACAAAATAGATGAGAGCACAGGTCATGTTACCAAGTGGGTAACGGCCGTTATGTCGCTGGCTGGCGTTTTCATATCATTATACTTAGTTTACAGATCTACAAAAAGTTGA
- the atpF gene encoding F0F1 ATP synthase subunit B, producing the protein MELVTPEIGLVFWTTVSFLVLFFILAKFAWKPIMGAIDERERSIEDALLKAEAAKEEMARLTNENEVLLKQARAERDLILQEARKVKEQIVSEAKESAQKEGARQIELARIEISNQKAIALADVKNQVAALSLEIAEKVLRKQLEDSNRQDALVAELLKEVKL; encoded by the coding sequence ATGGAATTAGTAACCCCAGAGATAGGTTTGGTTTTTTGGACCACGGTATCGTTCTTAGTGTTGTTCTTTATTTTGGCTAAATTTGCCTGGAAGCCTATTATGGGCGCCATTGACGAGCGTGAGCGTTCTATTGAAGATGCTTTGCTTAAAGCTGAGGCAGCTAAAGAAGAAATGGCGCGCCTTACCAACGAGAACGAAGTTCTTTTAAAACAAGCACGCGCAGAACGTGACCTTATATTACAAGAAGCACGCAAGGTTAAAGAACAGATTGTAAGCGAAGCTAAAGAAAGCGCACAAAAAGAAGGTGCACGCCAGATTGAGCTTGCCCGTATCGAGATCAGCAACCAGAAGGCAATTGCCCTGGCTGATGTGAAAAATCAGGTTGCTGCTTTATCTTTGGAGATAGCTGAGAAAGTGTTGCGTAAGCAATTAGAAGATAGCAACAGACAGGATGCCCTGGTTGCCGAACTTTTAAAGGAAGTGAAATTGTAA
- the atpE gene encoding ATP synthase F0 subunit C, whose product MFGSIAALGAGLAVIGAGIGIGQVGGKAMEGISRQPEAASKIQTAMIIAAALIEGAALFGVVVSFLGLK is encoded by the coding sequence ATGTTCGGAAGTATTGCTGCATTAGGTGCAGGTTTAGCGGTTATCGGTGCCGGTATTGGTATTGGCCAGGTAGGTGGTAAAGCGATGGAAGGTATCTCTCGCCAGCCTGAAGCTGCTTCAAAGATCCAAACTGCGATGATCATTGCTGCCGCCCTTATTGAGGGTGCTGCACTGTTCGGTGTGGTTGTATCGTTCCTGGGTTTAAAATAA
- a CDS encoding penicillin-binding protein 1A: MANKIYSRNNANDKNKLTSQDIRRYNWYIWRLVIAGFAFFAIMIMLIAFQVFGTLPSFRELENPKSDQASQVISSDNQVIGNYYIKNRTSVTYKQLSPNVINALVATEDARFYEHSGIDFQRTFSILAYNLIGKKQGGSTITQQLALNLFSERARNPFKRIIQKLQEWITAVKLERNYTKEEILTLYMNTVDFGAYNTYGISAASRTYFNTTPDKLTPDQAAMLMGMINGPGIYSPINHPDNALKRRNFVLRRMAEEGYLSAGQAEEFKQKPLGLQFKITDHNDGMATYFRAVLKREVQKILVDKSILKPDGVTPYDLDRDGLKIYTTIDATMQQYAEEAQKEYMRNLQAQFNDHWKGYNLKKAIPTFKALIDKGMHRSDRYASLKQQNKSDEEIREDFNTPAKMNIFTWHGDVDTLMKPIDSIVYCKMMLRNALMSMDPTTGYIKAWVGGTNFEHFKYDQVKMGTRQVGSTAKPFTYAVAIDDGFSPCMQVANEPITITGYGADWSPRSSPSETVPGVITLRTALARSQNWVTAYVMNEVKPQPVADLIKKMGVTSPVPPYPSICLGTFDASVFDMTGAYSAFANEGVWTEPTFLLRIEDKNGNVLYNNTPKVVQAINPQTAYVMTYMLKGVVDEGTGWRLRGKYGLTNPIGGKTGTTNDNSDGWFIGITPQLVTGIWTGCEDRDVHFRSTRLGEGANTALPIFAGYMKRVYANNKLGIKKNVDFVPPKSGVSITLDCGAYSQQQKGTNEVEKKLDF, translated from the coding sequence ATGGCAAACAAGATATATAGCAGAAATAATGCTAACGACAAAAACAAGCTTACCTCTCAGGACATCCGAAGATATAACTGGTACATATGGCGGCTGGTAATAGCCGGTTTTGCGTTTTTTGCTATCATGATCATGCTTATTGCTTTCCAGGTGTTCGGTACGTTGCCGTCCTTCCGTGAACTGGAAAATCCTAAAAGCGACCAGGCATCCCAGGTAATTTCGTCTGACAACCAGGTCATCGGCAACTACTATATTAAAAACCGTACTAGTGTTACTTACAAGCAACTATCGCCAAACGTGATAAACGCGCTTGTAGCTACCGAGGATGCCAGGTTTTATGAGCACTCCGGCATAGACTTCCAACGAACCTTCAGCATTTTAGCCTACAACTTAATTGGCAAAAAACAGGGCGGCAGTACAATTACTCAGCAATTAGCCCTTAACCTGTTTTCTGAACGCGCCAGAAATCCCTTTAAGCGTATCATTCAAAAACTGCAGGAATGGATAACCGCTGTTAAGCTGGAACGGAACTATACCAAAGAAGAGATCCTTACACTGTACATGAACACTGTAGACTTTGGTGCTTACAACACCTACGGAATAAGCGCGGCTTCTCGTACCTATTTTAACACAACACCGGACAAATTAACTCCGGACCAGGCAGCCATGCTAATGGGAATGATAAACGGTCCCGGTATTTACAGCCCGATCAATCACCCTGACAATGCACTTAAACGCCGCAACTTTGTGTTGCGACGGATGGCTGAAGAAGGCTACTTAAGCGCAGGACAAGCAGAAGAGTTTAAACAAAAACCTCTTGGCTTGCAGTTTAAGATTACCGATCATAATGATGGCATGGCTACCTACTTCAGGGCCGTCCTTAAAAGAGAGGTTCAAAAGATTTTAGTAGATAAATCAATACTCAAACCTGACGGCGTTACCCCTTATGATCTTGATCGCGACGGGTTAAAAATATACACAACCATTGATGCTACCATGCAGCAGTACGCTGAAGAGGCGCAAAAAGAATACATGCGTAATCTACAAGCACAGTTTAACGACCACTGGAAAGGTTATAACTTAAAAAAGGCTATACCAACTTTTAAGGCGTTAATTGATAAGGGTATGCACCGGTCTGACAGGTATGCTTCGTTAAAGCAACAAAACAAAAGCGACGAAGAGATACGTGAAGATTTCAACACACCCGCTAAGATGAATATCTTCACCTGGCACGGGGACGTAGATACGCTGATGAAGCCGATTGACTCTATTGTTTATTGCAAAATGATGCTGCGGAACGCCCTGATGAGCATGGATCCTACAACAGGCTATATAAAGGCCTGGGTAGGCGGAACAAACTTTGAGCATTTTAAATATGACCAGGTTAAAATGGGTACGCGCCAAGTCGGTTCAACAGCTAAACCATTTACTTATGCAGTTGCGATAGATGATGGTTTTTCGCCTTGTATGCAGGTAGCAAATGAGCCGATTACTATTACTGGCTACGGAGCTGACTGGAGCCCGCGATCTTCGCCGTCCGAGACTGTGCCGGGCGTTATAACACTGCGTACGGCTCTTGCCCGTTCGCAGAACTGGGTAACGGCTTACGTTATGAACGAGGTTAAACCACAGCCGGTGGCCGACCTGATCAAGAAAATGGGGGTAACCAGCCCGGTACCGCCGTACCCATCCATCTGCCTTGGCACGTTTGACGCATCGGTGTTCGACATGACCGGGGCTTACAGCGCCTTTGCGAACGAAGGTGTATGGACAGAACCTACCTTCTTATTACGCATTGAGGACAAAAATGGCAACGTATTATACAACAATACACCAAAGGTGGTGCAAGCCATTAACCCGCAAACAGCTTATGTAATGACGTATATGCTGAAAGGTGTGGTTGATGAAGGTACAGGCTGGCGTTTACGTGGCAAGTACGGTCTAACAAATCCAATTGGGGGTAAAACCGGCACCACTAACGATAACTCCGACGGCTGGTTCATTGGTATTACTCCGCAATTGGTAACTGGTATTTGGACAGGTTGCGAAGACCGCGATGTGCATTTCCGCTCTACCCGTTTGGGAGAGGGTGCAAATACGGCGCTTCCAATATTTGCCGGCTACATGAAACGCGTTTATGCGAACAACAAACTTGGCATTAAAAAGAATGTTGATTTTGTTCCGCCTAAGAGTGGCGTAAGCATCACGCTGGATTGTGGCGCCTATAGCCAGCAACAAAAGGGAACTAACGAGGTGGAAAAGAAGCTGGACTTCTAA
- the atpB gene encoding F0F1 ATP synthase subunit A, whose translation MQAEEHASEASETHNQEEFNPSEVILEHIADSHSWHLWGTTTVPLPVILYTDKGVEVFSSKHFEHGHADYQGQYYTYRLIKDKVSIVGPGEELTAGANMLNMHNKLIDFSITRNVVSMWLSILVLLIIFLGISSAYKKREGKAPKGLQSFLEPVILFVRDDIARPNIGYKYQRFMPLLLTVFFFIFINNLIGLIPFFPGGSNLTGNIAVTFVLAIITLIVVNVNGNKYYWKHIFAPDVPVWLYPIMWPVELVGIISRPFALMIRLFANITAGHIIVLSLISLIFVFKSFAIAPVSVAFVVFMDVLELLVAALQAFIFTLLTALFIGTAIEEHHH comes from the coding sequence ATGCAGGCAGAAGAACATGCCTCAGAGGCTTCAGAAACACACAATCAGGAGGAATTTAATCCGAGTGAAGTGATCCTGGAGCACATTGCCGATTCGCATAGCTGGCACCTTTGGGGTACTACCACAGTTCCTCTTCCGGTGATCCTTTATACCGACAAAGGAGTTGAGGTTTTTTCATCGAAACATTTCGAGCACGGGCATGCCGACTACCAGGGACAGTATTATACTTATCGCTTAATAAAAGATAAGGTAAGTATCGTTGGCCCGGGAGAAGAGCTTACCGCCGGTGCAAATATGCTTAACATGCATAATAAGCTTATAGATTTCTCGATAACCAGGAACGTAGTAAGCATGTGGTTGTCTATACTTGTTCTCCTGATTATTTTCCTTGGGATTTCTTCTGCTTACAAAAAGCGCGAGGGTAAGGCCCCAAAGGGTTTGCAATCATTTTTAGAGCCAGTTATCCTTTTTGTGCGTGATGATATTGCCCGCCCAAACATAGGCTACAAATATCAACGCTTTATGCCGTTGCTGCTTACTGTGTTCTTCTTTATTTTTATAAACAACCTTATAGGTTTAATTCCATTTTTCCCAGGTGGTTCTAACCTTACAGGTAATATTGCTGTAACATTCGTTTTAGCAATTATTACGCTAATTGTGGTTAATGTTAACGGTAACAAATACTATTGGAAACACATTTTCGCGCCGGATGTACCTGTTTGGCTTTACCCAATTATGTGGCCGGTAGAGCTTGTGGGTATCATATCACGACCATTCGCCTTAATGATCCGTTTGTTTGCGAACATCACTGCAGGCCACATTATCGTGCTAAGTTTGATATCGCTTATTTTTGTATTCAAAAGCTTTGCTATAGCTCCGGTATCAGTTGCGTTCGTGGTTTTCATGGATGTGCTCGAGCTGCTGGTAGCGGCATTACAGGCGTTCATATTTACGCTGTTGACCGCATTGTTTATCGGTACAGCTATTGAGGAGCACCACCATTAA
- the uvrC gene encoding excinuclease ABC subunit UvrC, which yields MDKFDYREALKNIPHKPGVYQYWDSTNELIYIGKAKDLRNRVGSYFNKDQQINAKTRVLVSKIRKITFTIVDTEVDAWLLENSMIKKHQPRYNVMLKDDKTYPWIIIKNENYPRIYWTRRIIRDGSKYLGPYASVSMMHTILGLIKETYPLRTCNLALTRDNIEKGKFKVCLEYQLGNCKGPCQDYQSEDDYNNNIEEIKDVLNGKIGTVVRNLKGDLEKAVGELNFELAHRLKRKAELLENYQSKSTVVNSSITDVDVFSIASEEKYAFVNFLKVMNGTITQTQTIELKKRLDESDEELLTIAISEFRSRYNSHSKEIIVPFDIDLDDAGGIKFTVPKLGEKKKLLDLSQKNVMFFKKEKIDQYEKLNPEVRTERLLTQMMNDLRMNQLPRHIECFDNSNFQGKYPVSAIVVFKDGKPSKKDYRHFNVKTVEGPNDFATMEEAVFRRYRRTLDEDTGLPQLIIIDGGKGQLSAAMKSLKLLGIEKQVTIIGIAKRLEELFYPGDQYPMYLDKRSETLKVIQQLRDEAHRFGITFHRKKRDKGTLATELELIEGIGKTTADKLLKHFKSVKKIREASETDLQEVVNLKQAKAIAQYFKSEVSEQKAGGLLP from the coding sequence ATGGATAAATTCGACTACAGGGAAGCCCTGAAAAACATACCGCACAAGCCTGGTGTATACCAATATTGGGACAGCACTAATGAGCTAATTTACATTGGCAAGGCTAAAGACCTGCGCAACCGAGTAGGCTCTTACTTTAATAAAGACCAACAGATAAATGCCAAAACAAGGGTATTGGTGTCCAAGATCCGCAAAATAACTTTCACAATAGTCGATACCGAGGTTGATGCATGGCTGCTGGAAAACAGCATGATTAAGAAGCATCAGCCGCGTTATAATGTGATGCTGAAGGATGATAAGACTTACCCCTGGATCATCATAAAAAATGAGAACTACCCGCGTATTTACTGGACAAGGCGCATCATTCGTGATGGATCGAAATACCTGGGCCCGTACGCTTCGGTAAGCATGATGCATACTATTTTAGGGCTGATTAAAGAAACTTACCCGCTTCGTACCTGTAACCTGGCCTTAACTCGCGACAACATCGAAAAAGGCAAGTTTAAGGTATGTTTGGAATACCAGCTTGGTAACTGCAAAGGACCATGCCAGGACTACCAAAGCGAGGATGACTACAACAACAATATAGAGGAAATTAAAGACGTACTCAATGGCAAGATAGGAACTGTAGTGCGCAACCTTAAAGGAGACCTTGAAAAAGCAGTTGGCGAATTAAATTTTGAGCTTGCACACAGGTTGAAAAGGAAAGCCGAGTTGCTGGAGAACTATCAAAGCAAGTCTACCGTTGTTAATTCTTCTATAACCGATGTTGATGTATTCAGCATTGCATCTGAAGAAAAGTACGCCTTCGTAAACTTTTTGAAAGTGATGAATGGTACTATCACGCAAACGCAAACCATCGAGCTGAAAAAAAGGCTTGACGAAAGCGATGAAGAACTGCTTACAATAGCCATAAGTGAATTCCGCAGCAGATACAATAGCCATTCAAAAGAAATAATTGTTCCGTTTGACATCGATTTGGATGATGCAGGTGGCATCAAGTTTACCGTGCCAAAACTAGGAGAAAAGAAGAAACTGCTTGACCTCTCTCAAAAGAACGTGATGTTCTTTAAAAAAGAGAAGATTGATCAATACGAGAAACTTAATCCCGAGGTTCGTACCGAGCGCCTGCTTACCCAGATGATGAATGACCTGCGTATGAACCAGCTTCCCCGGCACATAGAATGTTTTGACAACTCCAACTTTCAGGGTAAATATCCGGTATCAGCCATAGTTGTGTTTAAGGATGGTAAGCCATCAAAAAAAGATTACCGGCACTTTAATGTAAAAACAGTAGAAGGGCCTAACGACTTTGCCACAATGGAAGAGGCAGTATTTCGCAGATACCGCCGCACACTAGATGAGGATACCGGTTTACCTCAGTTAATAATTATCGACGGTGGAAAAGGACAACTATCCGCTGCTATGAAAAGCTTAAAGCTGTTAGGTATTGAAAAACAGGTAACAATTATTGGCATTGCCAAGCGGCTGGAAGAATTGTTCTACCCTGGTGACCAGTATCCTATGTACCTGGATAAACGATCTGAGACACTAAAAGTAATACAACAGCTGCGCGATGAAGCACACCGCTTCGGTATAACTTTCCACCGTAAAAAACGTGATAAGGGAACACTTGCTACTGAGCTTGAACTTATAGAAGGGATAGGTAAAACAACAGCCGATAAGCTTTT